The sequence GCAATACAGGGTGTCCCTTCAATACGTTCTCAAGGATATCCCATACCACTGGATCTTTTCGGTCTACGATCTTCTTGGCTGATTTTACGGTCTTCACGATCCCTCTTTCGATCAGCTTTCTGATGATAAAGGGTTTGAAGAGTTCCGCTGCCATGTTTTTAGGCAAGCCACACTCGTGAAGTTTTAGCTCAGGACCTACCACAATTACAGAACGTCCAGAATAATCTACCCGCTTACCAAGCAAGTTTTGACGGAAACGCCCTTGCTTTCCTTTAAGCATGTCGGAAAGTGACTTCAATGCCCTGTTTCCGTCAGACCTTACCGCGTTTACCTTTCTGGAATTATCAAAAAGGGAATCCACCGCTTCCTGAAGCATACGCTTCTCATTTCGAAGGATTACTTCTGGCGCTTTGATATCGATCAATCGCTTCAAACGGTTGTTACGGATGATCACCCTTCTGTAAAGGTCGTTAAGGTCAGATGTAGCAAAACGTCCACCATCCAATGGCACCAATGGACGAAGCTCAGGTGGAATTACAGGCACCATTCTTACCACCATCCACTCTGGACGGTTTTCGATACGTGTCCTTGCATCCCTAAATGCTTCCACTACTTTCAGTCGCTTCAACGCTTCCGCTTTACGCTGCTGAGAAGTATCGGTGGCCGCTTGGTGACGAAGGCTATAGGATAGATCATCCAGATCCAAACGAGACAATAACATCTCAATGGCTTCTGCCCCCATTTTGGCGATGAACTTATTAGGATCATCGTCGTCGAGCATTTGGTTTTCTTTTGGAAGCTTGTCCATGATATCCAAATACTCATCTTCTGTAAGGAAATCAAGATACTGAAGACCATCTTCAGCCTTAATACCTGGATTGATTACAGCATATCTTTCGTAGTATACAATTTGATCCAGCTTCTTGGTAGGTAACCCTAGCAAGTAACCGATTTTGTTCGGCAGGGATTTGAAATACCAGATGTGTGCCACTGGAACCACCAATTCAATGTGGCCCATTCGCTCACGTCGAACCTTTTTCTCCGTTACCTCAACCCCACATCTGTCACAAATGATGCCTTTATATCTTATGCGCTTGTATTTACCACAATGACATTCCCAGTCTTTGACAGGACCAAAAATCCGCTCACAGAAAAGTCCGCCCATTTCAGGCTTGTACGTTCTGTAATTGATGGTTTCTGGCTGTGTCACCTCCCCATGAGAGCTATCCAAGATGGATTCCGGAGAAGCCAAACTAATGGTGACCCTGGAAAAGTCGTTGTTTAGTTTTTTATTTTTTCTGAACGCCATAATTTGTTTTGTGCTTATGTGAAGGGCCTTTCGGCCCAATAAGATCTAATTTAGTCGAGTGTGATTTCTAGTGCCAAACCTCTCAATTCATGAACCAATACGTTAAAGGATTCAGGAATATTCGGCTTCGGAAGGTTCTCACCTTTTACGATAGACTCGTAAGCCTTGGCCCTACCAATCACATCATCAGACTTCACAGTAAGAATTTCTTGGAGCACATGGGACGCACCGAAGGCCTCCAATGCCCAAACCTCCATCTCTCCAAATCGCTGACCACCAAACTGGGCTTTACCGCCAAGTGGCTGCTGCGTAATCAGAGAGTATGGTCCAATCGATCTTGCGTGCATCTTATCATCTACCAAGTGACCTAGTTTCAGCATATAGGCAATTCCCACCGTTACCGGCTGGTCAAACTGCTTTCCTGTAAGGCCGTCGAAAAGGTAGGTCCTTCCAAAAGATGGCAAGCCTGCTGCATCCAGCTCAGCGGCCACTTCTTCTGTACTCGCACCATCAAAGATCGGTGTTGCATATTTTTTGTTCATCTTCTCTCCTGCCCATGCCAATACGGTCTCAAAGATCTGACCGATATTCATACGGGAAGGTACCCCTAGCGGGTTAAGAACGATGTCCATTGGCGTACCATCTTCCAAGAACGGCATGTCCTCATCACGGACGATTTTTGCCACGATACCTTTGTTACCGTGACGACCGGCCATCTTATCCCCCACTTTCAGTTTACGCTTCTTGGCCACATAAACTTTGGCAAGTCTTACGATACCGGCTGGCAGCTCATCCCCTACTTCAAGGGTAAACCTGTCACGCTTAAACCTACCCGAAATCTCATTTCGCGTATTGGTATAGTTTTTCACCAATTGCTGGATCAAACTGTTGGCATGTTCGTCTTCTGTCCAGTCATCAAGGATGATGTCTGAAATAAGGTTTGCCTCTTCCGGAACATTATAGTTACTCTCATCACGGTAAGGGTTCTTAGCCGGGAAGAGGTTGTTCTCAATATTCTGGTGGTTAAACTTCACGCCTTTGCTGATGATCTCATCACCAAATTTATGCTTCACACCCAAAGAGGTCATTCCGTCCAATATGCTGACCAATTTATTGATCATCTTGGCACGGACACCAAGAAGCTCTTTCGTATAAGCCTGCTTCAGTTTTTCCACTTCAGCTTTAGCTTTTGCGCGAAGCTCTTTGTCTTTTTTAGGCCTGGAGAACAACTTGGTCTCGATCACCACACCATTCAAGGATGGTGAAGCTTTAAGTGATGCATCTTTAACATCCCCCGCTTTGTCACCGAAGATCGCTCTGAGGAGCTTCTCTTCCGGAGTAGGGTCCGTTTCACCTTTTGGCGTAATCTTACCGATGATGATATCACCTTCTTTCAGTTCGGCACCGATTCTAATGATACCGTTCTCATCCAAGTTTTTAACAGCCTCTTCAGATACATTTGGAATCTCGGAAGTCAATTCTTCCTCGCCTCGCTTCGTGTCCCTAACTTCTAGCTGGAACTCCTCTACGTGGATAGAAGTAAAGATATCTTCCCGCACAACGCGCTCGGAAATTACAATGGCATCCTCAAAGTTATATCCTTGCCATGGCATGTAGGCCACTTTAAGGTTTTTACCCAAGGCCAACTCTCCCTGATTGGTGGAGTAGCCCTCTACCAATACCTGCCCTTTGGTCACACGCTGTCCTTTCAGCACCAATGGCGTCAGGTTAATGGTCGTATCTTGGTTTGTTCTTCTAAATTTGATCAAGTCATAAGACTTGTACTCATCACTGAAGTTGACCAACAATTCATCATCGCTCAAGTCATACTTGATGACGATTTTCTTGGCATCCACAAAGTCCACAACACCATCGGCCTCTGCAATAATAAGTGAACGTGAATCCACCGCTGCTTTGGCTTCTAGACCGGTACCTACGATAGGTGATTCAGCTTTCAAAAGCGGAACGGCCTGGCGCTGCATGTTTGATCCCATCAAGGCACGGTTGGCATCATCGTGCTCCAAGAAAGGAATCAAGGAAGCAGCCACAGATACAATCTGGTTTGGTGCCACATCCATATAGCTGATTTCTTTCGGCTCCAGCACAGGGAAGTCACCTTCATAACGTGCCTTCACACGATCATTGACAAAGCTTCCATCCGTTTCCAAAGGTGCATTGGCCTGGGCGATGTTGTTATTGTCTTCTTCTTCAGCCGTCAGGAATACAATATCTTCGGCTTCCATGCCGGCTTTTCCTTCTTTCACCTTTCTATAAGGTGTTTCCAAAAAGCCCATGGCGTTCACTTTCGCGTGTACGCAAAGTGAAGAAATCAACCCAATATTCGGTCCTTCTGGTGTTTCAATGGTACACAGACGGCCATAGTGTGTATAGTGAACGTCACGCACCTCAAAACCTGCTCGCTCACGGGAAAGACCTCCTGGTCCCAAAGCGGATAACCTACGCTTGTGCGTAAGCTCTGCCAGTGGGTTGGTCTGGTCCATAAACTGAGATAGCTGGTTGGTACCAAAGAAGGAATTGATCACGGAAGACAGTGTCCTCGCATTGATCAGGTCAACGGGCTTAAAATCCTCGTTATCCCTAACGTTCATCCTTTCTCGGATAGTCCTCGCCATTCTGGCAAGTCCCACACCGAATTGGCTATATAATTGTTCCCCTACGGTTCTAACCCTCCTATTGCTCAAGTGGTCAATATCATCGACCACAGCCTTGGAGTTGATCAGACCGATAAGGTATTTCACGATGTTGATGATATCTTCTGTCGTCAACACGATCTTCTCGGCTTCAATATCAAGCCCGAGTTTTTTGTTGATCCTGTAACGACCTACTTCACCAAGATCATATCGTTTATCGGAGAAAAACAGGCCATGGATCACCTCTCTTGCGGTGGCCTCATCTGGTGCCTCTGTATTACGCAATTGACGGTAAATTACCTCAACTGCCTCTTTCTCCGAGTTGGAATTATCTTTCTGAAGTGTATTGTATATGATGGAGTAATCAGCGATGTTCACATCATCACGGTGAAGGATCACGCTTTTTGCACCTGAATCAAGGATCAATTCGATGTCCTCGTCAGTAAGCACGGAATCCCGCTCCAACAATACTTCATTTCGGTCAATAGAAACTACTTCACCGGTATCCTCATCCACAAAATCCTCAACCCACGTCTTCAAAACACGTGCGGCCAGTTTCCTACCGACAATTTTCTTAAGGTTGGACTTATTGGCCTCTATTTCTTCAGATAGCCCAAATAAATCCAAGATAGCTTTATCCGAACCATAACCAATAGCTCTCAAAAGAGTGGTAACGGGGAATTTTTTCTTCCTGTCAATGTACGCGTACATGACATTGTTGATATCTGTAGCGAATTCTATCCAGGATCCCTTAAAAGGGATAATTCTGGCAGAATACAGCTTCGTACCGTTGGTGTGTTTACTTTGAGCAAAGAACACCCCTGGAGACCTGTGCAGCTGGGAAACGATCACCCGCTCTGCGCCATTTATGACAAAGGAACCTTTCTCGGTCATATACGGTAAGTTCCCCAAGAATACTTCCTGTTCTATTGTTTCAAAATCTTCATTGTCCTCATCGGAGCATAACAAGCGAAGTTTTGCCTTCAATGGAACAGAATAGGTCAACCCTCTGTCAATACATTCACCCACACTATATTTAGGCGGATCTACGGTATAATCAATGAATTCAAGTGTGAAGTTTTCCCTGGAGTCACTTATGGGGAAGTTTTCAGAGAACACCTTGAAAAGCCCATCCTGTCTCCTCTTTTCAGCGGGAGTATCCAATTGGAAAAAATCTTTGAATGATTGTAACTGGATATCGAGGAAATCCGGATAGTCTTTGACCACCTTAATAGATGAGAAACTTTTCCTTTCGGTTTGATTCTGGATAGCCAAGGCAGTATATGTTTATAGTGATAATAAATAACTGAATGCGGCAATTTCCGCTTAGAATAGTGCAATTTTAAAACTGTGCACAAACAGGAAAAGACCTGACTTAAAAGTCAGGTCTAATCAATAACCTACATCCTATCAGATGAGGTTATTCAAATTATTTAAGCTCTACTTCAGCACCAGCTTCCTCAAGTTGCTTCTTAAGTGCTTCAGCTTCGTCTTTTGCGATTCCTTCTTTGATAGCCTTAGGAGCGCCATCTACAACTTCCTTAGCTTCCTTAAGACCTAGTCCGGTCAATTCTTTAACCAATTTCACTACTGCAAGTTTCTGACCACCAGCAGCTTTAAGAACTACATCGAAAGAAGATTTTTCTTCTTCGCCAGCACCTTCACCAGCACCACCAGCTACCATTACTGGAGCAGCTGCAGCAGCAGGTTCGATACCATACTCTTCTTTCAATATTTCGGCTAATTCACTAACCTCTTTAACAGTTAAGTTAACTAACTGCTCAGCGAATGCTTTAAGATCTGCCATTGTATTATTATTTAAAATTAACTGATTTTTTTACTTAATTGATTTGAATGATATTATGATTCTCTTTCTGAAAGAGTTTTAACAAGCCCTGCCAATGTATCTTGACCACTCTGAAGAGCAGAAATAACGTTTTTGGCTGGAGACTGTAGCAATCCGATAACTTCGCCCAATAGTTCCTCTTTGGATTTCAAAGAAGCCAGCATGTCAAGATTGTTTTCACCAATCACCACATCGCTATCTATTGAAGCGCCTTTAAATACGGGTCTAGTCTCTTTAGAACCTGCCTTTTTTCGATAGTCCTTGATTACTTTTGCAGGCAAGTTTGCTGTCTCTGAAGCAAAGATAATTCCTGAAAAGCCTTTAAGAACACTGTCTAATTCTGAGAAGTCTGCGTCTAGATTATTCAGAGCTTGTTTGATAAACGTGTTTTTATATACACGGTATTCCACTCCTTTTTCAAAACACATTCTTCTGAAAGTATTTACCTGAGCAACAGTGAAACCTGAGGCATCTGTGATATAGAAATGCGGAGTTTCTTTGAATTTCTCGGTAAGACTTTCGATTATTGCTTTCTTTTCCTCTCTAGTCATAATTAAATACCTTGAATACTCCCCTTATCAATTGCAATACCAGGAGACATTGTGCTAGATAAATGTATACTCTTGAAGTACGTCCCTTTTGAAGATGCAGGCTTCAACTTAGAAATAGTATTGATAAGCTCTTGGGCATTTTCTTGGATCTTATCCGGATCAAAGGAAACTTTACCTACACTTGCGTGCACGATACCAAACTTATCTACTTTAAAATCTATTTTACCACCTTTCACTTCCTTCACTGCCTTACCTACTTCTAGGGTAACAGTTCCAGACTTAGGGTTAGGCATCAGGCCTCTTGGTCCTAACACTCTACCTAATCTACCTACTTTCGCCATTACGTTAGGCATGGTGATGATCACATCGATATCAGTCCATCCGCCTTCGATTTTGGCAATATAGTCATCCAAGCCGACGTAGTCAGCTCCAGCTTCTTTCGCTTCTTCTTCCTTGTCCGGAGTACAAAGTACCAATACTTTTACTTCTTTTCCCGTTCCATGGGGCAAAGCCACCACGCCTCTTACCATTTGATCTGCTTTTCGAGGATCTACACCCAAACGGATGTCCAAATCCACTGAAGCGTCAAATTTCACGGCAGTGATATCTTTGACAATAGAAGAAGCCTCAGTAAGGGAGTACTGCTGGCTTGGGTCGTACTTAGAAAGAGCTTCTTTTTGCTTTTTTGTTAACTTAGCCATTGTTTTATATTTATTCCTCCCAAGGAGCTTTTCCTGAAACTGTGATTCCCATACTTCTTGCTGTTCCGGCAACCATTTTCATTGCGGACTCCACCTTAAAGGCATTTAAGTCAGGCATTTTCACCTCAGCAATTTCTTTTACCTGGTCCCAGGATACTGAACCTACTTTTTTCCTGTTTGGCTCCGGAGAACCTCCTTTTAGCTTCGCTGCCTCTAACAACAAGTTTGCTGCTGGAGGAGTCTTGATCACGAAGTCAAAGGACTTGTCAGAATAAATCGTAACAAGGACAGGTAGAAGTTGACCCATTTTTTCCTGAGTTCTGGCATTGAACTGCTTACAGAACTCCATGATGTTCAAACCCTTGGCACCAAGGGCCGGACCAACAGGAGGAGATGGATTTGCCTGGCCACCTTTCACCTGTAATTTCAGATAACCAGTAATTTCCTTAGCCATTTCCTAGTCTTGTTTTTCTACTTGCATAAAGTTTAACTCAACAGGGGTGTTTCGGCCGAAAATCTTAACCATAACATTAAGCTTTTTCTTATCCTCAAACACCTCTTCTATCGTTCCCGAGAAACCACTAAAGGGACCATCCATTACTTTTATGGTCTCTCCGACTATATATGGCGTATCAAGCTTCTCGGCAAACTCATCAATCCCTTCAACCCTACCTAAGATACGGTTGATCTCTGATTGTCGTAATGGCTCAGGAGTTTTGGAAGCTCCTCCTGCGTTTGCACCTAGAAACCCGATGACACCCGGGATACTCGTGATTACGTGATTGGCTTCACCATGGGACAAATCCGCATTAACCAAAACATAGCCAGGAAAGAAGTTTCTCTCTCTGACTCGCTTTTTGCCATTGCGCATTTCATATACTTTTTCAGAAGGTATCAATACCTCGGGAATATAATCCTCCAGTTTTTGCCGGGTAATCTCGTTGTCCAAATATGATTTGGCCTTCTTCTCTTGCCCAGCTACCACTCTGAGTACATACCATTTATGTTCTGCCATCAGTAACTATTGATTCTATTTAGAATAAATCATAAAACCATTTCATGATGTTCTCAAAGCCCAGGTTAATCAAGCCGATCACTACGGCAAAGATCAAAGAGGCAACAAGAACCAGCACAGCATTGCTTTGCAATGAAGAATACTTCGGCCATGTAACCTTGTTCTTCATTTCGTCTATTGACTCTACAACAAAGTTTTTTACGTTCATGTTCTATGATTTTTATTGCACGGGCAGAGAGATTCGAACTCCCATCAACGGTTTTGGAGACCGCTATTCTGCCATTGAACTATGCCCGTGTTTCCTTTTACAGTCCAAAAGGAATGCAAAAGTAGGTAATAATCTATAAAGAAACAAATGCGATCCTGAAAAACATCAGGATCGCATCTATTTTATATCTCTTGATCAAGTAAGATTAGTCAAGAATTTCAGTTACCTGACCGGCTCCTACTGTTCTACCACCCTCACGGATCGCGAAACGTAGACCTTTCTCCAAGGCAACTTTGTTGATCAATTGTACTTCCATGGTGATGTTGTCACCTGGCATTACCATCTCAACGTTTTCTGGAAGTTTTACCTCACCAGTTACGTCAGTGGTTCTTAGGTAGAACTGAGGACGGTATTTGTTAAAGAATGGAGTGTGACGTCCACCTTCTTCTTTAGACAGTACGTAAACCTCTGCTTTGAACAAAGAGTGAGGCGTTACAGAACCTGGCTTACAGATGATCATACCTCTCTTGATCTGAGCTTTCTCAATACCTCTAAGAAGTAGACCTACGTTGTCACCAGCTTCACCTCTGTCCAAAATCTTACGGAACATCTCAACACCTGTTACGGTAGACTTAAGACCTTCAGCTCCCATACCGATGATGTCCACTGCATCACCAGAGTTGATAACACCTCTTTCTACTCTACCAGTAGCTACTGTACCACGACCAGTGATCGAGAATACGTCCTCTACAGGCATCAAGAAGTCTTTGTCAACAAGACGCTCAGGAAGTGGAATATAGCTATCTACTGCATCCATCAATTCCATTACTTTTTCTTCCCACTTGTCTTCGCCGTTAAGGGCACCAAGTGCTGAACCTTGGATAACTGGGATGTTATCGCCATCAAAGTCATAGAAAGAAAGCAATTCTCTTACTTCCATGTCTACAAGCTCAAGTAGCTCTTCATCATCTACCAAGTCAACTTTGTTCAAGAAAACAACAAGTGCTGGTACACCTACCTGACGAGCAAGAAGGATGTGCTCTCTTGTCTGTGGCATTGGACCGTCAGTGGCAGCAACTACTAGAATAGCACCATCCATCTGCGCAGCACCAGTTACCATGTTTTTCACGTAGTCAGCGTGACCAGGACAATCCACGTGTGCGTAGTGTCTTGCTTCAGTTTGATATTCTACGTGTGAAGTATTGATAGTGATACCTCTTTCTTTCTCTTCTGGAGCGTTATCGATAGAAGAGAAGTCTCTTAATTCAGAAAGACCTTTTCTAGCCAATACAGTTGTAATGGCAGCAGTCAAGGTAGTCTTACCGTGATCGACGTGACCAATAGTACCGATATTTACGTGCGGTTTGGAACGGTCAAAGGTTGCTTTTGCCATGCGTGAAAATCCTCTGTTTAGTTAATGATATGAATTAGTTAAATTATGCTAATGTCATTGAGCCAACGACGGGATTTGAACCCGTGACCTCGTCCTTACCAAGGAAGCGCTCTACCCCTGAGCTACGTCGGCTGATAACATCGATTATCTATGCCTTATAAATAAGCATAGAGCGGGAGACGAGGCTCGAACCCGCGACCTGCAGCTTGGAAGGCTGCCGCTCTACCAACTGAGCTACTCCCGCTTATTACTCTATCTTGTTTTTTATACTGACATCCCGACCTTAAGTCCCGATGTATTCGTCATTACACTTCGTGACCTTACAGCTGGGCATATTTTTCACATACCAAAATCTTGCAAAAGAAAATCAACTCTTGACAATAGTTTCAATCGTCGTCTTACTTTTTGAAAAACTTTTGCTGTATGATTTCCACAAATTTAGAAAAATCCGTGGAAATATAAAGTGTGGGGGAAACAGGATTCGAACCTGTGAAGACATAAGTCAACGGATTTACAGTCCGTCCCAGTTGGCCGCTTTGGTATTCCCCCAAATCAGTATTTCAATACGTTAAGCCCTTTTTCGAACACTTTTGTTCTTTTTTGTTTGTCTTAACGGATGGCAAAATTATACCCTTTTCTGAAACATTCAAAATATTGAACAAAAATTCCTGAAGTTTTTTTCAACCTTTTTATTAAGGTTTTCGAAATCAGGGAATTAATTTTCATCTTCATATGGCAGCAAGAAATACTTTTCACTGTTCTTAATGGATTCATCAGATTCTTGGTCAAATATAGCGTTGGCTTTTTCCAGTACTCCCTCCTCGTCAATAAAGCCAAAAAGTGCCTGGAATGCCGCAAACCTTACGTACGATGCTGTGTGTTTCATCCCCGTCTGATAGAGCTTCTCTATCGCCCGATCACTGCCTTCTCCAGGCAACTTCACAAAGTAATCCCCATAGTAACCGATCAGGTAGTATAAATCTTGACCGGATGTACGGTCATAGACCTCGTGTAACCATGCTCCCTTTCCCGGTATTTCCTGTTGTGTGTAAAAATCAATCAAAGGAATAAGCATCCGGATACTCCGCTCATCTTCGAATGCACTTGCTACCTTTTCTTTTCCCAATCCTTCCCCATTCATTTGCAGATAAGCATCCAATGCAGCCCCGGCCACGTAGTACGAAGAGTCCTCCATCCAAAGCATGTAATTGCTGCCATAATCCCCTCCACTCGAAGCTAATGCAGTGATGGCACTCGCCTGGACACTGTTGCTTTTGTCCTCGCTCGCTAGCGCCAATAATGTCTCCTCCATCCCAAATGATAAAATACTGTCGCCAAAGTGATGAAGGGTAACTTCCCTGATCGGCCAGAAATCATCTGCCAATCCCACGCGCACCAATTCCTTGATGGCTGCTGTGTCCAGCGACCGCTGGCTCAAACTATCCAAGGCCTCATACCTTGCCACCCCAAAATGTGATGCTCCAAACTGGTCCACCAGCTGATCATCACTCCTATGGGTGTGCTTTTCGGCCAAGAGTACCTTTCGCTCATCAAAATAGGCTTGTGAAATGGGCACTTTGTTTTCCAATGAAAAGCTGCCCTGCTTGGCATCCAACGTAAAACGCCGCGTAAACCGCGCTCCATCCACATACCAACTCACCTCAAAAGGCAAAACATATAGCGGTGTATTCCCCAAGTCCTGTTGCTGTGTCACCGTCAACACCACATTTTCCGGCTGGCTGTAATCGAAATCAATCTCCAAGACAGGATGGCCCGATGCCAAAAACCACTGTTCAAAAAACCAGTTCAGGTCTTTGCCGCTGGTTTCTTCCAGTGCCAGCCTGAGGTCATGAATCTCCACAGAACGAAAAGCATGCTTGGTCAGGTAATTGTTCAGCCCTGCAAAAAACACTTCATCCCCCAAATAATCCCGTAACATATGCAGCACCCTTCCGCCTTTGGCATAGCTGTGACTGTCAAACATGTCTTCGTTATGCGCATACTCAAAGCGAATAAGGTCCACCTGCTTTTCTTCCGCTTCCCAAAGGTAGGTCTCCAGCTCTCCAATATGGTGAAGATCTGCAGCATCCCTTCCCTCTTTGTGCTCATACCACAAATACTCTCCATAATTCGCAAAAGCTTCGTTTAATGGTAAATTTGACCAGGACTCTGTGGTCACATAGTCTCCAAACCAGTGATGGAAAAGCTCATGGGCAATAATCCCATCATATTCACTATCAATCGCCTCCCGGGCATTCATGTTCAGTTCCTCCATAAAAATAGAAACCGTGGTGTTTTCCATCGCTCCTGAAACAAACTCCCTGACCACCACCTGATCGTACTTTGGCCATGGATAGGGCACGCCCAGTAAATCCGAGT comes from Echinicola vietnamensis DSM 17526 and encodes:
- a CDS encoding M1 family metallopeptidase, coding for MNIKFSFPFFLAGMLLGACSVQKNTPPPASKQSLAVTEENDSEDVRRLVAAQEAAIKNYRATPERTFDLLHTSLDVRFDKEKKLVFGEANLTLKPYGYPQDRLVLDAQDFDLHEVSMDDSRQQLEFRYDSQQIEIQFPTTLTTADTILINIRYTAHPSRNSGEGSQAITDTQGLYFINPTGEASLPTQIWTQGETDHNSKWFPTIDAPNERATHDLKLTVEEKFTTVSNGELVGQEQLGNGMRRDHWKMSQPSAPYLVAFAVGEFERISSQWKGIPLGYYVEKPFAEGAKKVFGRTPEMLDFYSDLLGVPYPWPKYDQVVVREFVSGAMENTTVSIFMEELNMNAREAIDSEYDGIIAHELFHHWFGDYVTTESWSNLPLNEAFANYGEYLWYEHKEGRDAADLHHIGELETYLWEAEEKQVDLIRFEYAHNEDMFDSHSYAKGGRVLHMLRDYLGDEVFFAGLNNYLTKHAFRSVEIHDLRLALEETSGKDLNWFFEQWFLASGHPVLEIDFDYSQPENVVLTVTQQQDLGNTPLYVLPFEVSWYVDGARFTRRFTLDAKQGSFSLENKVPISQAYFDERKVLLAEKHTHRSDDQLVDQFGASHFGVARYEALDSLSQRSLDTAAIKELVRVGLADDFWPIREVTLHHFGDSILSFGMEETLLALASEDKSNSVQASAITALASSGGDYGSNYMLWMEDSSYYVAGAALDAYLQMNGEGLGKEKVASAFEDERSIRMLIPLIDFYTQQEIPGKGAWLHEVYDRTSGQDLYYLIGYYGDYFVKLPGEGSDRAIEKLYQTGMKHTASYVRFAAFQALFGFIDEEGVLEKANAIFDQESDESIKNSEKYFLLPYEDEN